Sequence from the Rhizomicrobium sp. genome:
TACGGCTGGTCTCCCTATTGGGGCAGCGGCTCCTTTATGGGGATGGTTGGCTATGGAGGCGGCTATCTGCCCGGCACGGCGCCGCCGTCCCCGGAATTGATGCAAAGAGAAAAAGCAATCGACGATGACCGGCGAAGCCAGGACGATCCTGCCCTGCGCAGCGCGACTGAGGTCACCGGTTATCATATTCTCGCCAGCGACGGCGAGATCGGGCATGTCGAGGATTTCCTCGTCGAGGACGATGACTGGAGTATTCATTACCTCGTCGTCGATACGAAGAACTGGTGGCCAGGCAAGAAGGTGCTCGTCTCGCCGATGTCGGTGCGAAAGATCGAATGGGCCGATAGGCGTGTGAACCTCGGCGCCGATCGCCAGAAGGTCAAGGACAGCCCGGCATACGATCCGTCGACGACGGTCGATCCGCTTTATGAAAAGACTTTCCACGAACACTATGGCGATCTGCGATTGCAGAAAGCATCTTAGGCGGCGGCAGGTGCCGCAATCCGTATCCGGAAGAGACGCACACAATTTCGAAGTTGAGGAATATCAAATGATTCATGGCGGTTTGAACGATTGGTTCTTCGGTTGGGGCTGGTTTATCTGGCTCGGTTTCATTTTTCTGATGTTCTCGAATATCGGAAATTGGGGCTACACATACCGCGCGCATCGAAAATACGACGGGCAACCTCGCAAGGAAGCGCGTGATATCCTCAACGAACGGTATGCCCGCGGAGAAATAACACGAGAACAGTTCGGTCAGTTGAAAGCCGACATTGCGGGTATCTGAAGGTGATGACGAAACTGCGATACGCGTTCCAAAATCAGACGGTCGGCGCATGAACGCGCATAGCCATCATGGGGATGCACCAAAGCCTGCGCATCGGCGCGACTGGCGGCGCATACATCATTCGCCGCTGTTTTGGGTTGGGCTTATTCTCTGTCTGGGTGCGATCACGATCTACGTGTTGACCGAAGACCTTTCATGGCGGCCATTTTGACGCGGAGCAGGACATGTCGGAGAATATCAGTCCACTCGCCGGCAAGTCGGTCCCGGCCTCGCTGCTGACCAACATCCCCCGACTGGTCACCGCCTATTACACGCTGGTACCAGACCCGGGCATCAAATCCCAGCGCGTTGCCTTTGGCACGTCGGGACACCGCGGCTCGGCATTCGCCGCAGCCTTCAACGAGACTCACATTCTGGCAATTGCGCAAGCGGTTTGCCTGTACCGCCGCCATGCCGGCATCGATGGACCGCTGTTCCTGGGAATGGACACCCACGCCCTGTCGGAGCCCGCCTTCGCCAGCGCCATCGAAGTGCTCGCGGCAAACGGCGTGGAGACGATGATCGATCAGCACGACGGCTACACGCCGACGCCTGTCATCAGCCACGCCATCCTCACCTACAATCGAGGCCGCAAGACGGGACTGGCGGACGGAATCGTCATCAGCCCTTCCCACAATCCGCCCGACGAAGGTGGCTTCAAATACAATCCCGCCAATGGCGGACCGGCCGATATCGACATCACGAGCTGGATCGAGAAGCGCGCCAACGAATTCCTCGTCGGCAAGCTTGCCGGCGTGCAACGCATCCCCTATCCGCGCGCGCGCCAGATGGCCTTCGTTCACGCCCATGACTACATCGCGCCCTACGTCGCCGATCTTGCCAATGTGGTGGACATGGAAGCGATCCGTTCGGCAGGTGTGCGTATAGGCATCGATCCCTTGGGAGGGGCCGCCGTTCATTATTGGCAACCCATCATCGAGCGTTACAAAATTGCCGCGACAGTTGTGAATGATGCCGTCGATCCGACATTCCGCTTCATGACCGTCGACTGGGACGGAAAAGTCCGGATGGATTGCTCGTCGCCCTATGCCATGACGCGGCTGGTTGCGATGGGCGACAAGTTCGATATCTCTTTCGCCAATGACACGGATGCGGACCGCCATGGCATCGTCTGTCCATCAAGCGGACTAATGAATCCGAATTTCTACCTCGCAGCGGCGATTTTCTATCTGTATGCCAATCGCCCGGGCTGGCGCGGCGACAGTGCGGTCGGCAAGACGGCGGTCTCCAGCGCGATGATCGATCGCGTCGCGGCAAAGCTCGGGCGCAAGCTCATCGAGGTGCCGGTCGGATTCAAATGGTTCAGTGCCGGCTTGCTCGATGGATCGCTGGGCTTCGGCGGCGAGGAGAGTGCCGGCGCCTCTTTTTTGCGGCGAGACGGATCGGTCTGGACGACGGACAAGGATGGACTGATCATGGGCCTGCTGGCCGCCGAGATCACCGCGCGAAGTGGCCACGATCCCAACCGATTCTATAACTCCGCAACTCTTGATCTCGGAAATGCCTTGTATCAGAGGATCGATGCACCGGCTTCGGCCGAACAGAAGGCTCGGCTTGCAAAGATCACTCCCGAGCAGTTCGTCGCGAAAGAACTCGCCGGCGAGGCGATAACGGCAAAACTGACGCGGGCGCCTGGTAACAACCAGCCACTCGGCGGAATCAAGGTGGTGGCGAATAGCGGATGGTTCGCGGCGCGGCCGTCAGGAACCGAGGACGTCTACAAGATTTATGCGGAAAGCTTCCGCAGCAAAGACCATCTGAAACAAGTTCAGCACGACGCCCAGGTCGTTATTGGTGACTTATTTTGCTGACGTTGTAAGCGGATTCAATGTTAAGAGCCAATCCAGGAAGTTATTGAATCGAGGGAATCGGTTGTGATTCTGTGACGGTGCCTGATTCGGAAGGAGGCACCAGATGTGGAAGCCGGAGCATCGCCGGGCGGCGGCGCTGGTTGGATTGCGGTATCCCAACGATTTGACGGATGCGGAGTGGGCGTTGATCGCGCCGCTGATTCCGCCCGCCAAGCGCGGCGGCCGTCGGCGCGAGATCGATGTTCGTGAAGTTCTGAACGCGATCTTCTATGTGCTCTCGACCGGTTGCCAGTGGAAGGCGCTGCCCAAAGACCTGCCGCCGAAGAGCACGGCGCATTTCTATTTCATGCTGTGGGATTGGGACGGCACGCTGGAGCGCATCCACCATGCGCTCTATGTGGCGGTGCGCGAGAAGGAAGGCCGCGAGGCCAGCCCGACCGCGG
This genomic interval carries:
- a CDS encoding PRC-barrel domain-containing protein, with amino-acid sequence MLRRESEISGYAIHASDGLIGTVSDFLFDDATWLVRWLVIDTGNWLPGHRVLLPPSALADVSHIGRQFSVRLTKQQVQECPDVETDRPVSRQSEASIYDYYGWSPYWGSGSFMGMVGYGGGYLPGTAPPSPELMQREKAIDDDRRSQDDPALRSATEVTGYHILASDGEIGHVEDFLVEDDDWSIHYLVVDTKNWWPGKKVLVSPMSVRKIEWADRRVNLGADRQKVKDSPAYDPSTTVDPLYEKTFHEHYGDLRLQKAS
- a CDS encoding SHOCT domain-containing protein, producing the protein MIHGGLNDWFFGWGWFIWLGFIFLMFSNIGNWGYTYRAHRKYDGQPRKEARDILNERYARGEITREQFGQLKADIAGI
- the pgm gene encoding phosphoglucomutase (alpha-D-glucose-1,6-bisphosphate-dependent) translates to MSENISPLAGKSVPASLLTNIPRLVTAYYTLVPDPGIKSQRVAFGTSGHRGSAFAAAFNETHILAIAQAVCLYRRHAGIDGPLFLGMDTHALSEPAFASAIEVLAANGVETMIDQHDGYTPTPVISHAILTYNRGRKTGLADGIVISPSHNPPDEGGFKYNPANGGPADIDITSWIEKRANEFLVGKLAGVQRIPYPRARQMAFVHAHDYIAPYVADLANVVDMEAIRSAGVRIGIDPLGGAAVHYWQPIIERYKIAATVVNDAVDPTFRFMTVDWDGKVRMDCSSPYAMTRLVAMGDKFDISFANDTDADRHGIVCPSSGLMNPNFYLAAAIFYLYANRPGWRGDSAVGKTAVSSAMIDRVAAKLGRKLIEVPVGFKWFSAGLLDGSLGFGGEESAGASFLRRDGSVWTTDKDGLIMGLLAAEITARSGHDPNRFYNSATLDLGNALYQRIDAPASAEQKARLAKITPEQFVAKELAGEAITAKLTRAPGNNQPLGGIKVVANSGWFAARPSGTEDVYKIYAESFRSKDHLKQVQHDAQVVIGDLFC